In the Microplitis mediator isolate UGA2020A chromosome 5, iyMicMedi2.1, whole genome shotgun sequence genome, ATGAGAAagcaaatgataaaaattagcgcatgcgcTATTCTTCCCTTAAacagaggcaaaaatttaagcttTCAGGTGCGGATCTGGTGAAGAATTGTATACACACCACGGAGAAAGGTAGGACATCCCAATTACACACACGGATTGaaatgtcctactttcctttcttggtgtgtaatatactatgaatccgcattcactccgatttggAGTTTTAgcccttaaataaatttatgtttaatagaaataacttttttatgagaaatataattattttaataaagaattGATTCAggtgttaataattaaacataatatattatgtatttagtttataaaatgttttagtaactcactaaattattataatttcatacaatATATAGTAAAAACATTATAGTTATAGTGACATGTTTGTTATGGGAATATTATTTTGTGGTACGGTTGATGTAAGAATATGACAATTTGAAACTATCTGACCTAGTGAAACTATATCGAAATGAACACATGCAAAAATGACTATtaccatagtaaaatttacaatgtttacaataattttcaatataatcattgtttattttactatggccatagtaatttttgcatgtgtttatttctgcaggtggccaacatgttccagctttactatgacaccatagcatttcaaactAGAATAATTTCTCCGGGTAATCAATATTTTCCGAAACTCCTTTTCGGAGAGAAATTCACTTcgagagaattaaataaataaaaaatcatccacTCCCCATTCACTCTggattcactccgcaaattttctATAgtgtgtaattaataaatttaattaacatacgttatttacataataataaggattcaaaagttattcatcgTATGAACAAAGATAACTATCAATCCCAAGAAACATCTAGGCTTAATTACGAAAAAGTATCTCTCAATGTTTCTGAGTACTTGTAtagtaaacaaataattattccaaAAGAGAGTTTtgatgtatttattataataacaacgtaagtatatttatataaaaattatttttcaaattctgagtcaccaaacattttttctaccagtaaataaattttgtaagatttcaaaataagttatttttcagtaaataaatCTTTATCAGTAAGTAAATGATGtagataataatgaaattcatttatttgtagCAAAAAGTATTCGGGAGATAATGAGGACTCTATAACTTTGGGTTTAGCTGTAAATGGAGGAGCGTGTAAAGAAAATACGAAGAAGAAACAATTAGATCGATCTATAATATTCTGTGAAGGAAGTCATATCAATGACATAAATATAGCCACTCATGAACTAGCTCACTCGTATGTTaagccattttgttaattatagaatattgattctttcataataattatggtTGTCCATCAAATTTAGATTCGGTGTCCAACATGATAAGGACATAAGTAATCATTGTGTGATTCATAATTCAGTTTTGTcgacaaattcaaaaaaactcaATAGAAATTGGTCCAACTGTTCGACCAACactttaacacaaaatttaagGTAAAGAAGTGCCACTAAATTTAAGTCATTTCTTGGCATACggaaaaacattaaaacttcacatatattataaaaaatattgtgtttctgtgttaaaaacgtttcctgttaaatttttcgtgtttattttttgttaaatcaacATATTTCActgtgttaatttaaaattttaaatcgatctACTATTCTACACTTGAAATATGTTACCTAGTACAAAAATAGACATCAATAACGTTTATTTAGTGCCCTACTTTGcgttgaaattataatttaaatttagtattCAAATTCAACACAAGTAGtcgtgttaaaaaataacacgaATTATGTACCTAaagattggaacgtttttcacgcaacgaaaatgaaaaaaaatttatgtaattttactgCTTAAGGAGTAGTTCCGAAGATTGGGGGTAGCCTGCAATTTTCAGCTGACATATTAGCACctatgcgaaacatttcaaaaatctagatccaattgtacttttcattttgtttttttattttcgttccgtGAAGAACGTTCTGATCTTTATGTGTATCACGGATTTGGTGTGAActgtttttaaaacaaattatgttgcttttaacacaatattttttactgcgtATAGTAACGTGACGCTTCGAATgggaaactttaaaaataacagcTTCAAGAAGAATTTCAGGATTTTACTGCGTTTTATTAGTCAACAGTACACCcagagaaatttttagtaaatattactcaAAAAGTTTGATACTGTGAGGACATGTGgaaaatatctaaatttttcccatgcacATTGTAAAATGTACTACTCAATAGCATGTAAATGAAGTCTAATTTCTACTAACAACATGGTAATAATTTAGTTACTGGCTTTATGTCTTTACAATCCAAACTTCATGGTTAATGAAGTTCTTTCAGCTAAgaaatatattcaatataattattatttgaatctgtaatttttacagaattttatcaaatatttcaaaCTTTCAATTCCAAGCGCCGCGTTACTGTATGCTCGAGTCAAAAAACCAATTCTaatttagtcctcaaaagcctcaattcttttgatgttttatttaccgctcagaaagtaactctactttagtactcaaaatcctcaatgagaactatgaggtctaaatgcggataatttatcgattttaaattgtaaataagaCCCCAAAATTCTCAAGGAATCAAAAGTTATAGTTTGaacttggaaaaattttagataaggaaaagggaggggagagaatacgtcgaatgagacttttaAGGTTCAAATGCGGATGAAATTAttcctttatattttgagtattttgaggctctaatccagattatgttattccagtttagtcctcaaaatgataaaattggACATAACTATTACTTTGAGGACTgaactaggataactttctatactgttgACTCGGGTGAGGTTATAATATTTCTTGCCCggaaaaagaaatttagaacTGTCTAGATCAAATTAGATCAAATTTGACCAGGTTTGGTGAAATTTTATGCATGAATAGGTAtgaacagatctaattttatCTGTTCAGATCAAAGTAGATCTAAGATGATATAACTTTCTGCTTCAAAATCAGCCTGTCTAGATCTGAATAGATCTAATTTGATCTGGGCAGATATAGACAAAATCCAgatctaaactttttttctcggGTGTTTACTTTTTTGTGTAAGTAATCTTCGGACATGGGATCTAAAAATTCACATCgtgaaaatcgatttttttatcatcttaaataaataatatcagtAATACACTTATTGATTCCAGGAATTCTAAATTTTCATGTCTATACAATAAACCAGATGATCGGAAATCGTCACTCAATTATGAATCATTTGATAATGATACTGACAACTCAAATGGAAAATGGTTAGAATTTTATATGACAATAAATGATGGAGAGAGAGCATTTATAAATCGAAATGAATTTGTGCGTAATTCGATAATTGAAGTATCTTATGCAAATACAAAAACAATAGTCAAACAAATTGATGTATCCCACGAGAATTCATTTTCTGGAGCTAAAAGAATATACCCTGACTATCGTCTTCAAAAAATGGAGCTTGATGATAGGAAAATAATCATTGATCTCAGGATTGTTAACCCAACTAAGAGTATTAATATATATCATAAagaagaatatatatttgctTATCAAGACAAAGAACCCGTTATGATTTTAAATGGTCAAATATTACCTCACTATCATACTTTGCCTCCTTTGTATATTGCAGCAGGAGAAGatgatgaattaatttttaagatcAATGATTTTGATGTTAATCGATTAGTTGCAGTTTATTGGGAAAATAATACATTAATCGTTACTCAACTTATTACAGAGGATGATGATATAAATCAAAACAGACATGATTTAATTGATCTTAATCTGAAAAGTGCTGTTTCTGATAGTATGAAAGTATACATTCGCCCGTTTCAAATGAATCCCGAAAAATTTGTGCgtatttactataaaaaaccatcaatatatatttctcaAGAATAtcaatgaattattcaaagtactgtacatataaaaaaatttctaaaatacgattggaattaaaatttgaactttgtaCGATTGATTACCGTTAAATTTATTCTCGTTTActattttctttatgtaatTTTGCATTGCAATAATTAAGCAATCTACTTtctcactttttaaaaattgtcatttgtCAAAGAGAAAAATGTGGAAGAGTTTCTATTTATTGTACAAGTGTAATAAAGACCGCATTGAACGTCCACTTGAGCGCAAAAAGGAAAAAGTGAAAACTGTTCCTGAAAGTCACGCAAGTTTTTGGGATTTGGTTCTGAGTGATTTAAAATGAGCAAACACGACTTTGGtgaaactcaaaattttatagataCCGCAGAACTAATTCTTTTGTACACATAAAGATTgttatattatgaaataaaatataattggttcacaaataatttgtttttacattaattttattacatatgCAATCGATTGGTTATTCTTCTGTATTGAATAACGACAAGCCCGATCGCCACCATTAATTTCATGGATGGATGATATTTTTTAGGCCGCTTTTGTTTAATACGtttgaataatttgataaGCATTTCAGCGGCAAAACAAATAATTGCGCAAGTACATCCGATGATTAGAATcacaaaaatgaattttaaatcatcaatAACGATTGGTCGATAGTGAAATAACGATCTTGCTGCAAgtactttcattttaaaaatgttctgAGCTACAGCTTCTTCATTCCATTTTTGTAACAACCCAGCTTCCGTTAATCTCAATAGTATATTGTCAACTCGTGACGCCAAAGGAAAATTTTTGCGATATTGTAAAAAGCCATATCGGCTAAGAATTGGTTGCTTTGAATAAGATAAATTGAACAGAGTTAtagcatttaaatttttttttaaatcatcaatACAGACAACTGActcgttattttttataacatctTCACATAGAAAATCATCACCAATTATTGTCTTCTTATCTCTTATTGGGCCTTCAATATTCAATGCTGTAAGTAAATCGGCATAAATTACTGTATATGGTGAGTCTTCGAGTTCTTCGAGAGTCTCAATACTTTTCTGATTCTctattttagttaaaaatcCTGCTAAATGTCCTTGAAAGGTTGCTTGtattatcagaaaatataaaaatatcactgaaaaaaatatccgCTTTAATAATCTTTCCATTTGAGTTTTAAGGGCCACATTGACTAGAAGACGAAGAATTTCAAAAGttgtaaatgataatttttttccttcccataaaaatataacaacaTATGTGATTGATAGAATAATAATCATAGATACAACAGTTGTAActccatagaaattatatattttttcaatcggTGATAAAACTCCACGGTTGTGTGTAACAATGTGTACTGAGTCATACGAAGTAAAAACAGACAGAGAACAATCAAATCTATAGATATCAAAAACGTGTTcctcaaaaaaatacaaatcgcagtaaaaaatataaaacaagcCATAGTTTCTGTTAAAACTCTCGTTATAAACGAACGAAACATTCAAAGAAGTAACGACGGCACTTATCAAATTAGcgtcatattttttaacaaaatctgtataattttcattggttatcatcgaattttcatgtttgtcaaaaaatgattttttttcttctttaatGCGTAATCGGGTTTGTAAAGTATAACCATCCAATTTTCTTGTTCGGTCGAAACTCAGACCACTACATAAATTTTCTGTTTAAattgatcaatttttatattataaaatcactTATTTGAATCTAAGATTAATGATCCAGTTTCTGATCTTTGAAGAACGTTAAATTAGTGTCTAATTGATGTACCTAAAGTGTGAAACGttcgtcgaaaaaaaaaataaataaataaatattttacgtaATACAAAAGCTGAGGAAAGAGCAGAAGTCGACCCTAAAGTCCTGGACGACGATTCAAACCACCCAAAATTAAAAGAAGTTGGAAATCCTAACGTGCACAACTGATTTGTTCATTTCAAAAGTGATCAATAGATAACTCTCctttatgcaaaaaaatatttttaaaaaatgaaaataataatgataaaaaaacaatggcagctaaattttttcatgaattgcctgttttaagtttttattaattataattaaaccaaaaagatttagaTAGTGATTTACGAAAGGGTTCttctatttaataatttaagtgtaatactaaatcaaaaataaaatagatcaaTCGGTtgtgtatttttaaaactattgtGTCTACCAACATCCATAAATACTGACGAGCATCACAattttttgaccattttttctttttttttcactcattattttaataaaaagtgaCTTAAAATTGAgttcgttttatttattaataaattatctttcaaatggtatgaattttattctagttgagaaaatttaaataagtgtGCGTATCATTTTTCATGAGTGAATCAGTTAGGGCCAAGTAAGCGTTAGCAGAAGAAGCTTTGCAATTGAGTTTAGCAAAACATAGATTcctttttaatagaaatatattGAGCAAATCTAATTAAGTCGTATGTCGTTATGTTTGAAATTATCCGTACAAAAACATCCTGAAATCGTGATAACTAATTTGGTCAAAAGTAGTCTAGAATTTCGGATCGAAGGCTcagaaaatggaaaaaatccaaatttttaaaacataataaaaacatatttataatcatacatcataagaaaaaattaaagatcaAAGACTGAGATTCATTCaataattaagattttaaatttatgaaattcatTATACCTTTACGATATGACCTATTGTAAAGAGTCCATTGATTGCCATAAATTTTA is a window encoding:
- the LOC130668634 gene encoding venom metalloproteinase 3-like; protein product: MDLIVYCLVCVDYVKEKKCDIINVEWPHLQKRSIDNGVLFSLTIFGKRIDLNLIPSKNSLVRSNTPVYFLDTEYDFLRLKVKTHEFIKEHWQLYEDINALTSIYVKTYSDGSKKIEFGYLGNEHLTIESLRHNFDDSNKNYYLARSSDETNETIKMFDKNSSHEYEHKNLQSIPDKVYPELLLIIDYGVYIKYHEKQQLFPYLSTFWSIVNMIYRPLKNPEFKISFAGIMIAQDSKVIHRMNKDNYQSQETSRLNYEKVSLNVSEYLYSKQIIIPKESFDVFIIITTKKYSGDNEDSITLGLAVNGGACKENTKKKQLDRSIIFCEGSHINDINIATHELAHSFGVQHDKDISNHCVIHNSVLSTNSKKLNRNWSNCSTNTLTQNLRNSKFSCLYNKPDDRKSSLNYESFDNDTDNSNGKWLEFYMTINDGERAFINRNEFVRNSIIEVSYANTKTIVKQIDVSHENSFSGAKRIYPDYRLQKMELDDRKIIIDLRIVNPTKSINIYHKEEYIFAYQDKEPVMILNGQILPHYHTLPPLYIAAGEDDELIFKINDFDVNRLVAVYWENNTLIVTQLITEDDDINQNRHDLIDLNLKSAVSDSMKRKMWKSFYLLYKCNKDRIERPLERKKEKVKTVPESHASFWDLVLSDLK